The DNA region ATCACAGAGTATGCCCGTATGCGCTGGAAGAAGAACCTGGCAGCTGATGCCAACCCGGTGGAGTGCCAGATGTAAGATAAAGCATGACATGATATTTCATACCATAGAGGTGAATACATTAGATAGATATTGAAATGGATTGTAACATGATGAGATGTATGATAGTGTGACATGATTGAACATAGCATGGCTATAGATgttaattacatttttaattgAAGTGTGTCTGTCACAGGGGGAAGATGGGTACGGTAGGGGCGGTGGCGGTGGATGCAGaggggaacatagcctgtgccacCTCCACCGGTGGCATGCTGAACAAGATGGAGGGCAGGGTGGGGGACACAGCATGTATCGGTGAGACATCTGATGTTATGTCTTATGAGGtaaagagatgtggagaggaagtaggagagagaaagagaggagtggggAAATGAGGAAGAGACCAGCAGCTTTAACAGTGATCCAGAAAGCTGAGTGGCTTGGTGAACCCTGACCGCTGAGACGTGGAGGAATGTGTGGTGGTGTGGAGCCACTCATTCACGACCTGCTGGGTTAATATTTGACTATGGAGATTATTACAGCCAGCATTCTGAACAACACACTGCTACCTCAAACTTATAGATTGCTTCAAAAAAGTGCAGAGGCACAGGCATACAGTACGTACACaacatatgcacatacatttacacacatacacagaacaGGGGTTAAACACTGCACTCCATATAATAGCACCACCAAATGACCTGAATTCCAttcaaagttttaaaaaatatcaGGGAGGTTACaagtacaaacaaacaaacaaagataTCCCCAACTCACCCCCCATTTCCCATCCACGAGCCTGTTTATTTTACAGCAATGCTGCCTGTCAGCAGTAGTCTTCTCAGATTGAGAGATTCAAGAGTCTATCATCGTTAAGTAACACACTAGATGCAACATTGAATACACAGTATAAAATAATGCActttgaaatacattttgtaaCTTTGCCCCAGAAGCATTTAACTTCAAGGGACTCCCCTGGAAATGTGCCTACCTGATTTAGGGAACACAGTGAACAGTTGGGGCCAATTTTATCGTAAAACGTTTCATCTGTGTTAAATACAGTCTGTGAACAAACTTAAAATCGATAAATTGATGGTTTGGATTATGGGATGCCAAGGTCATATTTGTCCATATTGTATTCCAGTTAAAGGGTCGTTCAGATTCAATTAGATATGTCGAACATACTTTAATGGATAGCTCAGAATATGGTGCTTTCCAAAAGCTgtttatatacactacatgaccaaaagtatgtggacaactgctcgtcgaacatgtcattccaaaatcacaggcattgctgctataatagcctcctcctccgcagttggcgttccaattcatcccaaaggtgttcgatggggttgaggtcagggctctgtgcaggccagtcaagttcttccacaccgatctcgacaaaccatttttcTGTATGGAACTCATTTTTTGCACtacggcattgtcatgctggaacaggaaagggcctttcccaaactgttgccacaaagttggaagcacagattcttccagaatgtcattatatggtgtagcattaatatttcccttcactggaactaaggggcctagcacgaaccatgaaaaatagccccagaccattattcctcctccaccaaactttacagttgacactatgcattggggcaggtagcgttctcctggcattggCTCCAAACtggtcagactgccagatgaatAAACCcattttcatgaagctcccgacgaacagttattgtgctgacattgtttccagaggcagtttggaactcggtagtgagtgttgactgtaaatcaaataataattgatttaaacacacttttgcAAATAAggtgtacagtagcctcaacagcaccctATAGGGTAGCACcttggtgtagccggaggacagctcgATTCCGTCCTGCTccaggtacattgacttcaatacaaaacctaggaggctcatggtactcacacccttccatagacttatacagtaattatgacaacttccagaggatgtcctcctgcctatcagagctctttcagtatgaactgacattttgtccacccaatcaaaggatcagagaatgaatctagtactgaaagcgtAAGCTACAGCAAGCTAGCACGGCAGTATATAAAATGTTGAGTAGTTtactcaaagagagagaacaacaaccgttgaacagttttgaacaaattaatatcttccaaaatgaagaatttatttttcagtttcatttacttagctagcaaatgcagctgtctagtttagcctactgaagcaccctgctcaaacagggggatgctatgttagctagctggctatgactttacaacacaacactggaactcttcccaGTCAATGTATGCTGTTGATATTACTAATTTATTTATACACCCACCGGTGTAACTACTTACGAACGTTATGCTGTAACATTACTGCATggttgtagcgggtttactaacgcattagttctattagctatgacattactttagctaatatggtgaaaatgatgtaggctgtgtgtggcggTTTGGCTTTGattttttttcacctggtcatgtacagctgatgtgttgtgcattgaagtctgCAAATATAGTAAAATATCATCCGCGTACAATGAGATGAAGTGATCAGTAGATTTGATGGAAATTGGTGTAATTTCCTATAATTTGGCATATTGCCTCAGCCAGGGGTTGCATGGATAATACGATAAGCACAGGTGAGATTGGACCGCCTTGTCTGTTATTTCTAGTGATTCTGAAAGGAGCAGAGTGGATATTGCCTGTTAGAACTATGGCTAGGGATCGGCATATATTATTTTAATCATATTAATGAAATTGGCGCCAATTCCCATATGTTCCAAGACCGAccagaggtacagtgccttcagaaagttttcataccccttgacgagggaaacaggatgcaaccgagttcaattccgagtctcattgcaaaggggctgaataattatgtaaataaggtatttctgattttattttgaatacatttgcaaaaatgtctaaaacataacaaaatgtgtaaaagtcaaagggtctggtCATATAAGTCATATAAGCATGGTTGGTTATATTATTCTATTACTCCTAAAAGATATTCTATTACTCCTAAAAAGTTCCCAGATCAATGTTCTGGGCGTACTGACAaattacttacagtgccttgcgaaagtattcggcccccttgaactttgcgaccttttgccacatttcaggcttcaagcataaagatataaaactattgttttgtgaagaatcaaccacaagtgggacacaatcatgaagtggaacgacatttattggatatttcaaacttttttaacaaatcaaaaactgaaaaattgggcgtgcaaaattattcagcccctttactttcagtgcagcaaactctctccagaagttcagtgaggatctctgaatgatccaatgttgacctaaattactaatgatgataaatacaatccacctgtgtgtaatcaagtctccgtataaatgcacctgcactgtgatagtctcagaggtccgttaaaagcgcagagagcatcatgaagaacaaggaacacaccaggcaggtccgagatactgttgtgaagaagtttaaagccggatttggatacaaaaatatttcccaagctttaaacatcccaaggagcactgtgcaagcgataatattgaaatggaaggagtatcagaccactgcaaatctaccaagacctggccgtccctctaaactttcagctcatacaaggagaagactgatcagagatgcagccaagaggcccatgatcactctggatgaactgcagagatctacagctgaggtgggagactctgtccataggacaacaatcagtcgtatattgcacaaatctggcctttatggaagagtggcaagaagaaagccatttcttaaagatatccataaaaagtgtcgtttaaagtttgccacaagccacctgggagacacaccaaacatgtggaagaaggtgctctggtcagatgaaaccaaaattgaactttttggcaacaatgcaaaacgttatgtttggcgtaaaagcaacacagctgaacacaccatccccactgtcaaacatggtggtggcagcatcatggtttgggcctgcttttcttcagcagggacagggaagatggttaaaattgatgggaagatggatggagccaaatacaggaccattctggaagaaaacctgatggagtctgcaaaagacctgagactgggacggagatttgtcttccaacaagacaatgatccaaaacataaagcaaaatctacaatggaatggttcaaaaataaacatatccaggtgttagaatggccaactcaaagtccagacctgaatccaatcgagaatctgtggaaagaactgaaaactgctgttcacaaatgctctccatccaacctcactgagctcgagctgttttgcaaggaggaatgggaaaaaatttcagtctctcgatgtgcaaaactgatagacataccccaagcgacttacagctgtaatcgcagcaaaaggtggcgctacaaagtattaacttaagggggctgaataattttgcacgcccaattattccgtttttgatttgttaaaaaagtttgaaatatccaataaatgtcgttccacttcatgattgtgtcccacttgttgttgattcttcacagaaaaatccagttttatatctttatgtttgaagcctgaaatgtggcaaaaggtcgcaaagttcaagggggccgaatactttcgcaaggcactgtatgagtaATACTGTGGTTTGACTACACAATGGAGTAATCTGTCACTCACATGAACCCAACCAAGACAGGTTATTACAAAGCAGCATTGTGCTAAACTTACGATCTGATACACAAAGAGAATTTCCATCGCAACATAATTTTGGAAAACCGTTTAATACCTGTTTATCAAAGGGGGCGATAGTGAGAACACACTTTTTTAAAATAAAAGTTCAATTAGTGCTGTATTCACATCTGTCTTAAATTAACCTTTGTGAATGGCGAATGGTATTAATCCTTTAGAGCAATAGTGGACctaatttattaaaacatttcaaaTATTCTTAATCCTATTCTTTAAATTGTATTTTGGTACAGTTgaagatgtgaatccaacatctAATTTCTTAACTTGTCGACCAGTTAATAGTCTATTTACTGTATTGTAAAAGTGTaccgcaaccaaatatcaacatatgaaggagatatatatatattttgtgccACTgatttagtctggctttaattccagtttgtctacaaattaataattgatatgttggattcatgtctccatctcaatgtcacgttctgaccctagttcttgtgttatttcttggttttagttggtcaggacgtgagttgggtgggtattctatgttttgtgtttctaggttgggTTTCTTGTTTggtctgatatggttctcaatcagagacaggtgttagtcattgtctctgattgggaaccatatttaggtagcctgttttcagtttgcgggtggttgttttcagtcttgCCACTTCAGGGTTgccactttgttgttttgtgtttttgaagtgttcagttttccattcaaaagatgaacactaaccacgctgtgctttggtcctctctatctccagacgacaaccgttacaCTCAACCAAAACCAAAGTTATAAAATAGGACATAATCTAATCAAACTTTAAATTCccttttaaataaagtttgatttgatttagtcctattctttaacttggaTTTTTGGACGATGTTGATGTAAATCCAACATCTTAATTATTAACTTGAAGATTACATTAGAAATCaggcctagggtttcaagcttTGGTCATTTGTTGTCTATTGATAGCTGAACcttgggttgaattgaaacaatagctgttgatgactttgcagATGCTTTGTCGGCCTAAATAACCATCATTGATGATGTATTGTTGCAGTTCATCTCTCAATAATTATTATCACTGATGgcacattggtagtagtcagtTACAAATATAAAAGCTAAGCCGGGCTTGGTTAAATCCCTAGATAGGATACCAAATGAATAGTTGTAGATCAACTCTTCAGTAGGACGTGCTGCCCAGCctactgttgtttttttgttttattctaaTGGTGTGTATAATGTTAAAGATCTGACATTGTTTCAAAGGTCAAATGCAacattttatacaaggtttgtctatgttgaaagtTGGTATCATAattctgtggttgaaatttcaatTTTCTCAAAACAGTTTGTTGATTACTTTTTtaaaatccaatgtattttccatatAGATACAATATTTTGCCACGTTACGTTTTTTCCCCTCTTTTTTGGAAACTCACCTGACACCCAAGGGGAGAGCACCAAAAAAGGTTACTGTCTGACTGGCTTGTCAAGAAAATACCCTTAAAGGTGCACTCTTGTCTGTTTACAACTTTTCCTTTTGGTACCTGTAAAGAGCATTCTGTAAATGTAGTCTATTCTATTGTTTACCTCGCCATCGAGTGGCTCAAAGTGGAAACTGCACCCTCAGACAACCAGGTATGTTACAGCTATGCCACACTATCAAGGCTAGAAAATGTTTCCACACCACTTCTACTAATCCAGTTGTCAGATTGGTAATTCATTACGGAAGACTGATTTTAAGTATTTCAACAGGCTTTAATTAAGACCACATGAAAGTCAATACATGTAGCAGATGTTTCCCTCCTATAGTGTGTGAAaagcagtgtgtatgtgtttcagGGTGTGGGGGTTATGCTGATAACAGGGTTGGAGCGGTGTCCCCGACGGGAGAGGGTGAAGCCATCATGAAGGTCACTCTGGCTAGACTCATCCTGTTCCACATGGAGCAAGGTAACACACACGATTTATGAAAAAAACGATTGATTGACATGCAATCTTCAGTAACTCCATCCATTTATAACCTCATCCATGCATCAgtccatccattcatcctcccTCCCTGGTGTGTCCCCTGCAGGGCGCAGCGCGGAGGCAGCAGCAGACGAGGCCCTGGCCTATATGAAGGAGAGGGTGGGCGGTCTGGggggagtggtggtggtagaccCCCAGGGTGAATGGTCTGTTCGCTTCAGCAGCTTGCAGATGGCCTGGGCTGCAGCCCAGCAACAAACACTCCACTATGGCCTGTACACTGGAGAACACTTCACACAGAACATAGACGACCCCTACTAACACACACTTTACGTCCACGtatgtgttgagagagagagtctaaaAGAAACCCTACTAACAAGCATAGGTAAACCATCCATAGAACGCACTGAATTGAACATCTTCCATCCACTAGACTCTTACCATAACTGTGATTTTAGCAATCAGTATTATTTCCATTTTGTCTAATCCTCAGATCAATGCTCATATCTAGAGCCAGTATTTGGAAAGTGTTGATCAACTGCCAAATGTAACTATGAAGGAATAAAGCATGTTTTAAAAACAAACAGGCTGTCCTTTCTGAGAGGTTTTCAGTGCCTCATTTGGAGTCCTTAACAGCCATGGTTGGTCATGACATGCATAAATACTAGCAGAGAGTTACACAAAGTTGACATGTGGAGTGTGTGTCCCTTACATGTACTGTGGCCTGCTGGCAAAGGTCATGTGCCACTCGGTTTACTCCACTAGATGGTGCAGAACATCAAGATATTGTCTAACGGTTATTTTACATCAATTTGCTTTGGTTGGTTTCTGTCGGATCTCCTTATCTCCgggggtgtaggggtgtagtcGGTTCACAAATTCAGGCTAAACCATTGTTTGATCTCAATAGTCTGAGGTGGTGTCCTCTGCCAGTCTTCTGTCCTTCCCCTGCCTGCTTTGAAAATGGACCAAAAATCCAGTCTGCTCTAATCAGTACTGGTGATGTAAAGGGGACTGAGAGATGATGCCATGTGTTATCTGCTGAAATAGGGCAGATTTAATTGAGACAGGTGTGGTAGGTGCTTTGGCTGTCAACACTGCCACTCACTCTGCCAATACCTCCATTGTACATTACTGCTATGAGTACAAACAGAGAACCTCTCCTCTGACAGTCAAGACTGCTCTCCTACCCTTTCACCAGCTGGTTTGTTTCCTAAACATCACTTTGGAAATAGGGGGAGAGATGCATTCTGTGGGTGAGAAAGGGATACCTACTTGTCCAAGGGCATCAGAAACAGAAtgaaatagaaacacattgattTGCTGTTCTCCTATTCATTTCTACTATCTGATCCAAAATTACTCAAATTCTTCTTAAGCTACTATTCTACATTCTTCAGTAGTATAGCACTGAGGGCTCAGGGCATTGGTCATCACAGTTTTCATAGGACAGTCGCAAACTATAGAGGTACACATTGCAGAGGGGTGTGTGAGTTTAAGTGAAATTGTCAACTCCCCATCAATTTCAATGTAGTCTACCATTAAAGATAACGGATGGACGTTCTATTCTGGAGTTTTGGGAACATCTGCGGACAGTTGGAGGTCATGGGATGGATGGCAAAGGAAGGACGCGCGCAAGGTAACTGAGCTGAGCAGGCTATTATTTTCCCGTCGATGCGCACAGTCCGGGCAGCCATTGGTCAGCTCTGACAGAAAAGGGGAGGTACTCGAGTCCAGAAATCTTTGTAGAAAATCTCCAGACTGAAGGACGGCAAAAAGGGTGACGGCGGACAAGGACGCTTTTAACATTTTGAAGTGTTCTACATCCATACTTTACAGCCtgatgtgtgtttttctatatacTTTTCTGGGGTTATAGTGAACTTAATCCGAAGATGACGAAATATCGGGCTGCCAGTACTGCGAAAGCAGAGAGTTTATTGGTTGTCCCAGACCAGCATAACTTGCCGTTTTCACGCAGTTAACTTTTTACCTTTTCGTGGATGCGGTAAGTAGTCTACAGTGTGTCCAAAGTAATCGAGGATCGCATTTGGAAGAGGCGCAACTTCGCCTAttcctctttttttttctccacggagaaaaaaaaaattcccGGCTGTTCGCTTGGGATGTAATTGCGTTCCCAGGCAAGTTCAATGGCTCTGTAAGACTCAGAGAATAGCAAGCCATTCATGGCTGGGACAAAAACCCACTTATTTTATTATGTAGACAAGACTATCATTGTATCTTTAGAAACAAATTTAAATCAAGTACAATTACATGTAGATAAATATATTGATTGTTAAACTCAAATAATGGCACCATCATTCAGGAGTCAATAGGGTGCTACAGTAGTTATAGCAACAGTAGTTAAAGGGACTCTGCAAGACTGCAAACATGAAGCATCTGTACCCCCAAGTTATagatactgatactgatactacTTATTTTAGTTATACCTCCAAATGTGTCTATACAACACCCAATGTGTCTATAAAACACTTGACATCCTATATTTTGGCATGACATGATTTTTCACCTCTAAAGATTGATAGTTGTACTGTAAGTGTTAGTGGTTTTGTTTAATGGGGTTGTAAAGGGAAGGTCTTTCTTTGTGAAAGAGCCTATGTGTGTTGATCTAAACTTTTCTTCTGTCTGAGGGGTCTCTGGCTCAGCTCAGCTCACAGGACCGTTCCCATGGAGATGATGGGATCACTTCCTGTCTCAGAACAGGCCAGGTCGTGGAGTTTATGCTGGACCGGGAGTGTGagttacacacacagagatgcacacacaacaaaatgttttCAAGAGCATATACAAGCGCATTGCCTACACATCAACGCTtgctcactacacacacacacatgcaaacactcTTCACcaattaaaggcccaatgcagtcaaaaacatgatttcctgtttttcatatatatatatgaataatactgtgaaattgtgaaaattatgataatgctcttttagtgtaagagctgtttgaaaaacaCACCTgaaatgtctgcctgttttggtgggatggagttttggcgtgtctggtgacatcaccaggcagtataATAGTTAAtacaccaataagaaagagttccaaacctctctgccaataacggcTAGATTTCCaatccccactcagaccactcccagacagtcctagctaaattcttgcttgagaaatgtctAATTACTAAGaaactatttttgtttctttttgaccatatTGAtcaaaaacaatcacagtaaggtacttaattgttacccagaaatgagtTGAATGTTGAGAGAactgctgcattggacctttcaGTTTAGACCCCCCACCATGACTGACTGTTCACGTTTTCTCTGTCAAGCTTAGCATTATTTGGGAAAGTTTTTTTTGCTCTACTTGTATTGGGATCATGGGCGGCAGGACATTAGCACTCTGGTTGACCTTTGGGATGGGAGTTAGCGGTGTTATTCAGTGTTTCAGTGTCATGACTCACCGATCCTGTTAGTGTTCCCGATCGTGCTCGGAATACCGGCGTTCCGATTAAGTCTCGCTGGAGTCCTGTCCCAAGGTCATATGACTGCCACCCTGCACCTTCTCAGAATTTCTTGGAAAAAGCTAGTGAGAGAAAAGTTGAATGGGAGAGGGGGTAGGGTTAAGGGGCCGGGGTCTGTGCTATCAGATAGGGTATGGAAACACGTGACCGAACCGAAGGACTGAGCTAAACATACAGCCCTGGCAGTTTGACAACCGCAAGCCTTCATCACCTTTCTTTAAGTGAAGGACATAAGTCTTCAAAGTTGAGGAATGGGAAGGTAGTAAAGCTACGTAGGCAAGGAGTATGGAGGTCATAAGGCTTCATAGGCTAGTAGTGTGCATGAGGTCATCAGTCATCATGTACTTTTttttctatctagaacctaaaagggttctttggctgtccccataggagaaccctttgaagaacccttttgtttccagtTAGATCCTTTTTgatttccatgtagaaccctttacacTGAGGgtactacctggaaccaaaaggggttctcctatggggacagcccaagaacccatttggaacccttttttctaagagtgtgggggggggggggggggggtgttgaggtTACAGCAGAGCGGCTATGGGCTTGGATGAAGGATGTTTTGTGTTAAAGCAGAAGATAGTGGCAGGAATGATAAGCCTGCATAGCCAAGGAGTATGGAGGTATAATAATATTTTGAAGctaaatacacaacgcagagacAGAGGACAATACAGTACTAACGATAAAATGAAAGTGTTATTTCTGAAATAGGGAATGAATGCAGCGACATGGGAGGAATTTGTCTATATATTCAACTtgaaataggatacttgttatttggccattaaTCCAGTTTTATTGCAAGGAGTTCTAATTGGTCAACacaggctagggctgggttataaaCTACATCCTTTCCCTTTGTTCagggagagaatcactgagagagcatcactgaggacaggggagaatgaccATCTACTTCCAAGCATGATTTGTCCTttttgaataaacctattttcctcCCCCAGATTTGCTTTGGGTCTGTGTTATTAAAGAATAACATCAACTACTAACAGATGTCAGGAGCCTGCATAGCCAAATAGCATGTTGTTTATAATCATGCCTAGAGTCACGGAGTTCTGTAGACTGTCCTGTTGTAGGAAGCCTG from Oncorhynchus mykiss isolate Arlee chromosome 1, USDA_OmykA_1.1, whole genome shotgun sequence includes:
- the asrgl1 gene encoding isoaspartyl peptidase/L-asparaginase, encoding MCWCRELNVDRLSDMLPVLVVHGGAGFIPKERVQLSCAGVQAAVRGGYSKLQGQGSAMDAVVEAVTLLENDHHYNAGLGSVLNAKGEVEMDAIVMDGRYLASGAVSAVRKVANPVQLARLVMDKTSHLCLTGEGASQFARSMGFPEVPGESLITEYARMRWKKNLAADANPVECQMGKMGTVGAVAVDAEGNIACATSTGGMLNKMEGRVGDTACIGCGGYADNRVGAVSPTGEGEAIMKVTLARLILFHMEQGRSAEAAADEALAYMKERVGGLGGVVVVDPQGEWSVRFSSLQMAWAAAQQQTLHYGLYTGEHFTQNIDDPY